One window from the genome of Eriocheir sinensis breed Jianghai 21 chromosome 7, ASM2467909v1, whole genome shotgun sequence encodes:
- the LOC126991622 gene encoding cilia- and flagella-associated protein 251-like, protein MEEKETGKLMRKGNKKQKGIIPKDEEEMKEELEEEENIEDQMKEEEEEEEEEETQIKEENENQEEEKRKEESEQENKDDMEKEEEEEEEEKEEEEEEMQIKEENENQEEKRKEESEQKNKEDNMEKEEEEEEEEKEVDNEQEIKKKEDTEGQKENKKKEEKEEDEEKEETQTSSLQTDIQHLTGKKKRSKRKRSKSKRRQPLSTTVQRFFAWLSIAKKKKREEKKQEGEEEREEEVKKEEEEMKGEEKNMKGEEEEKVQREEEDREDKTMDEGEAEIEWDEKDYREVEEEEEEEACGDERDVKMEMNDEDEGNEELDEEAAAAPDAEDEEEGEETEEEEEEEEQRRPRIFGTRGMEGEQSDASRTEEEEEEEEEEEAEEEEEACEGGGSPSSRHRPLPPPTVFPRLLRPVGASAVGVAAAWARRSLVRAWGMGVRVRGVVVVAVRCAAAGGQAEAAVRCAVVLAFPGVRAEPLPDHLPRRSRHTHYFCHLAPRRAAPQLTQLLVHTRRLTRLEQRLLDPPQAARRRARLFCRAALLYTGRLHHQACVRRLHASYAAVERRRGHTPLPCRVFTRALAATFPAALITPRQPRRPRRVVGVCLGPCPVWNRPASPR, encoded by the coding sequence atggaggaaaaggaaacgggaAAACTaatgagaaaggggaataaaaaacaaaaagggATAATTccgaaagatgaagaggagatgaaagaagaactagaagaagaggaaaatatagaagaccaaatgaaagaggaagaggaagaggaagaggaggaggaaacgcagataaaagaggaaaatgaaaaccaagaagaagaaaagaggaaagaagaatcagaacaggaaaataaagacgatatggaaaaagaggaagaggaagaagaggaggagaaagaggaggaggaggaggaaatgcagataaaagaggaaaatgaaaaccaagaagaaaagaggaaagaagaatcggaacagaaaaataaagaagacaatatggaaaaagaggaagaggaggaagaagaggaaaaagaggtggatAACGAgcaggaaattaagaagaaagaggacacGGAGGgacaaaaagagaacaaaaagaaagaggaaaaagaggaagatgaagaaaaagaggagacacaGACCTCATCTCTTCAGACTGACATCCAACACCTTACTggcaaaaagaagaggagcaagaggaagaggagcaaaagtaAGAGGAGACAGCCACTCTCTACGACAGTCCAGAGGTTTTTCGCATGGCTGTCGatagcgaagaagaagaaaagagaggagaagaaacaagagggggaggaggagagagaggaagaagtgaagaaagaggaagaagagatgaagggagaggaaaagaacatgaagggagaggaagaagagaaggtgcagagagaagaggaggatagagaggataAAACAATGGACGAGGGAGAAGCGGAGATCGAGTGGGATGAGAAGGATtacagagaagtggaggaggaggaggaggaggaggcttgtggTGATGAGAGAGATGTAAAGATGGAGATGAACGACGAGGACGAGGGGAATGAAGAGCTTGATGAAGAGGCCGCGGCTGCTCCTGAcgctgaagatgaggaggaaggggaggagacagaggaggaggaggaggaagaagaacaaaggcGGCCACGAATCTTTGGAACTCGAGGCATGGAAGGAGAGCAGAGTGATGCTTCacgaaccgaggaggaggaggaggaggaagaggaggaggaggcagaggaggaggaggaggcgtgtgagGGCGGCGGGTCTCCCTCATCCCGTCACCGCCCGCTGCCGCCGCCGACTGTGTTCCCGCGGCTGCTGCGTCCCGTGGGCGCCTCAGCggtgggcgtggcggcggcgtGGGCGCGGCGGAGCCTGGTTCGGGCGTGGGGAATGGGCGTGCGGGTGCGcggcgtggtggtggtagcggtgcgGTGCGCCGCGGCGGGCGGGCAGGCGGAGGCAGCGGTGCGGTGCGCGGTGGTGCTGGCGTTCCCCGGCGTGCGTGCCGAGCCCCTGCCGGACCACCTGCCGCGCCGCAGCCGCCACACGCACTATTTCTGCCACCtggcgccgcgccgcgccgccccacAGCTGACGCAGCTGCTGGTCCACACCCGCCGCCTCACCCGCTTGGAGCAACGCCTGCTGGACCCGCCGCAGGCCGCGCGCCGCCGCGCCCGCCTCTTCTGCCGAGCCGCGCTGCTCTACACGGGGCGCCTGCACCACCAGGCGTGTGTGCGCCGCCTGCACGCCTCTTACGCGGCGGTGgagcggcgccgcggccacacgccCCTGCCGTGCCGCGTCTTCACCCGCGCCTTGGCCGCCACCTTCCCCGCCGCCCTAATTACACCGCGCCAGCCCCGCCGCCCGCGCCGCGTGGTGGGCGTGTGCCTCGGCCCCTGCCCTGTATGGAACCGCCCCGCATCGCCGCGCTAA